Below is a genomic region from Paenibacillus rhizovicinus.
GATCCGCTAAGAAGGAGGATGCGCGATGAAGCAGCCCACTTTAAAAGCACTCCGCCTGCTTGAAGAATTGCAGAGCCTCGACTTTGCGCTGACCGAATTGAGACTTTACCTGCATACGCATCCGGACGACGAAGAAGCATTGGCACAGTTTAACGAACTCGGGGAACAACGGATTCCTTTGAAAGAAAGCGTCGAGGAAGAATTCGGTTCCCTCGCTCCGTATGAACCTTTTC
It encodes:
- a CDS encoding spore coat protein CotJB, producing MKQPTLKALRLLEELQSLDFALTELRLYLHTHPDDEEALAQFNELGEQRIPLKESVEEEFGSLAPYEPFHAGRNPGWGEGLWPWQL